The Cygnus atratus isolate AKBS03 ecotype Queensland, Australia chromosome 19, CAtr_DNAZoo_HiC_assembly, whole genome shotgun sequence genome includes a window with the following:
- the RAB14 gene encoding ras-related protein Rab-14 isoform X1, translating to MAKRMDTGESALTDEDSATMATAPYNYSYIFKYIIIGDMGVGKSCLLHQFTEKKFMADCPHTIGVEFGTRIIEVSGQKIKLQIWDTAGQERFRAVTRSYYRGAAGALMVYDITRRSTYNHLSSWLTDARNLTNPNTVIILIGNKADLEAQRDVTYEEAKQFAEENGLLFLEASAKTGENVEDAFLEAAKKIYQNIQDGSLDLNAAESGVQHKPSAPQGGRLTSEPQPQREGCGC from the exons ATGGCTAAGAGAATGGACACCGGAGAAAGTGCTCTTACTGATGAGGACAG tgccACAATGGCAACTGCACCTTACAACTATTCCTACATCTTTAAGTACATCATTATTG GGGACATGGGTGTAGGAAAGTCCTGTTTGCTTCATCaattcacagaaaagaaat TTATGGCGGACTGCCCCCACACAATTGGTGTTGAATTTGGCACAAGAATAATTGAAGTTAGTGGCCAAAAAATTAAACTACAGATCTGGGATACAGCAGGACAAGAGCGATTCAGGGCTGTCACACGAAGCTACtacagaggagcagcaggagctctcATGGTCTATGACATTACCAG AAGAAGTACGTATAATCACTTAAGCAGCTGGCTGACAGATGCAAGGAATCTCACCAATCCAAATACT GTGATAATCCTCATAGGAAATAAAGCAGAtctggaagcacagagagatgTTACGTATGAAGAAGCCAAAcaatttgctgaagaaaatg gttTATTGTTCCTTGAAGCAAGTGCAAAAAC TGGAGAGAATGTTGAAGATGCATTCCTGGAGGCTGCCAAGAAAATCTACCAGAATATCCAAGATGGAAGCCTGGATCTGAATGCTGCAGAATCGGGTGTACAGCACAAACCATCGGCTCCGCAGGGGGGGCGACTAACCAGTGAACCCCAGCCCCAGAGAGAAGGCTGTGGCTGCTAG
- the RAB14 gene encoding ras-related protein Rab-14 isoform X3: MAKRMDTGESALTDEDSATMATAPYNYSYIFKYIIIVMADCPHTIGVEFGTRIIEVSGQKIKLQIWDTAGQERFRAVTRSYYRGAAGALMVYDITRRSTYNHLSSWLTDARNLTNPNTVIILIGNKADLEAQRDVTYEEAKQFAEENGLLFLEASAKTGENVEDAFLEAAKKIYQNIQDGSLDLNAAESGVQHKPSAPQGGRLTSEPQPQREGCGC; encoded by the exons ATGGCTAAGAGAATGGACACCGGAGAAAGTGCTCTTACTGATGAGGACAG tgccACAATGGCAACTGCACCTTACAACTATTCCTACATCTTTAAGTACATCATTATTG TTATGGCGGACTGCCCCCACACAATTGGTGTTGAATTTGGCACAAGAATAATTGAAGTTAGTGGCCAAAAAATTAAACTACAGATCTGGGATACAGCAGGACAAGAGCGATTCAGGGCTGTCACACGAAGCTACtacagaggagcagcaggagctctcATGGTCTATGACATTACCAG AAGAAGTACGTATAATCACTTAAGCAGCTGGCTGACAGATGCAAGGAATCTCACCAATCCAAATACT GTGATAATCCTCATAGGAAATAAAGCAGAtctggaagcacagagagatgTTACGTATGAAGAAGCCAAAcaatttgctgaagaaaatg gttTATTGTTCCTTGAAGCAAGTGCAAAAAC TGGAGAGAATGTTGAAGATGCATTCCTGGAGGCTGCCAAGAAAATCTACCAGAATATCCAAGATGGAAGCCTGGATCTGAATGCTGCAGAATCGGGTGTACAGCACAAACCATCGGCTCCGCAGGGGGGGCGACTAACCAGTGAACCCCAGCCCCAGAGAGAAGGCTGTGGCTGCTAG
- the RAB14 gene encoding ras-related protein Rab-14 isoform X4, with translation MATAPYNYSYIFKYIIIGDMGVGKSCLLHQFTEKKFMADCPHTIGVEFGTRIIEVSGQKIKLQIWDTAGQERFRAVTRSYYRGAAGALMVYDITRRSTYNHLSSWLTDARNLTNPNTVIILIGNKADLEAQRDVTYEEAKQFAEENGLLFLEASAKTGENVEDAFLEAAKKIYQNIQDGSLDLNAAESGVQHKPSAPQGGRLTSEPQPQREGCGC, from the exons ATGGCAACTGCACCTTACAACTATTCCTACATCTTTAAGTACATCATTATTG GGGACATGGGTGTAGGAAAGTCCTGTTTGCTTCATCaattcacagaaaagaaat TTATGGCGGACTGCCCCCACACAATTGGTGTTGAATTTGGCACAAGAATAATTGAAGTTAGTGGCCAAAAAATTAAACTACAGATCTGGGATACAGCAGGACAAGAGCGATTCAGGGCTGTCACACGAAGCTACtacagaggagcagcaggagctctcATGGTCTATGACATTACCAG AAGAAGTACGTATAATCACTTAAGCAGCTGGCTGACAGATGCAAGGAATCTCACCAATCCAAATACT GTGATAATCCTCATAGGAAATAAAGCAGAtctggaagcacagagagatgTTACGTATGAAGAAGCCAAAcaatttgctgaagaaaatg gttTATTGTTCCTTGAAGCAAGTGCAAAAAC TGGAGAGAATGTTGAAGATGCATTCCTGGAGGCTGCCAAGAAAATCTACCAGAATATCCAAGATGGAAGCCTGGATCTGAATGCTGCAGAATCGGGTGTACAGCACAAACCATCGGCTCCGCAGGGGGGGCGACTAACCAGTGAACCCCAGCCCCAGAGAGAAGGCTGTGGCTGCTAG
- the RAB14 gene encoding ras-related protein Rab-14 isoform X5, translated as MATAPYNYSYIFKYIIIVMADCPHTIGVEFGTRIIEVSGQKIKLQIWDTAGQERFRAVTRSYYRGAAGALMVYDITRRSTYNHLSSWLTDARNLTNPNTVIILIGNKADLEAQRDVTYEEAKQFAEENGLLFLEASAKTGENVEDAFLEAAKKIYQNIQDGSLDLNAAESGVQHKPSAPQGGRLTSEPQPQREGCGC; from the exons ATGGCAACTGCACCTTACAACTATTCCTACATCTTTAAGTACATCATTATTG TTATGGCGGACTGCCCCCACACAATTGGTGTTGAATTTGGCACAAGAATAATTGAAGTTAGTGGCCAAAAAATTAAACTACAGATCTGGGATACAGCAGGACAAGAGCGATTCAGGGCTGTCACACGAAGCTACtacagaggagcagcaggagctctcATGGTCTATGACATTACCAG AAGAAGTACGTATAATCACTTAAGCAGCTGGCTGACAGATGCAAGGAATCTCACCAATCCAAATACT GTGATAATCCTCATAGGAAATAAAGCAGAtctggaagcacagagagatgTTACGTATGAAGAAGCCAAAcaatttgctgaagaaaatg gttTATTGTTCCTTGAAGCAAGTGCAAAAAC TGGAGAGAATGTTGAAGATGCATTCCTGGAGGCTGCCAAGAAAATCTACCAGAATATCCAAGATGGAAGCCTGGATCTGAATGCTGCAGAATCGGGTGTACAGCACAAACCATCGGCTCCGCAGGGGGGGCGACTAACCAGTGAACCCCAGCCCCAGAGAGAAGGCTGTGGCTGCTAG
- the RAB14 gene encoding ras-related protein Rab-14 isoform X2 yields MTRLQNIRKSATMATAPYNYSYIFKYIIIGDMGVGKSCLLHQFTEKKFMADCPHTIGVEFGTRIIEVSGQKIKLQIWDTAGQERFRAVTRSYYRGAAGALMVYDITRRSTYNHLSSWLTDARNLTNPNTVIILIGNKADLEAQRDVTYEEAKQFAEENGLLFLEASAKTGENVEDAFLEAAKKIYQNIQDGSLDLNAAESGVQHKPSAPQGGRLTSEPQPQREGCGC; encoded by the exons tgccACAATGGCAACTGCACCTTACAACTATTCCTACATCTTTAAGTACATCATTATTG GGGACATGGGTGTAGGAAAGTCCTGTTTGCTTCATCaattcacagaaaagaaat TTATGGCGGACTGCCCCCACACAATTGGTGTTGAATTTGGCACAAGAATAATTGAAGTTAGTGGCCAAAAAATTAAACTACAGATCTGGGATACAGCAGGACAAGAGCGATTCAGGGCTGTCACACGAAGCTACtacagaggagcagcaggagctctcATGGTCTATGACATTACCAG AAGAAGTACGTATAATCACTTAAGCAGCTGGCTGACAGATGCAAGGAATCTCACCAATCCAAATACT GTGATAATCCTCATAGGAAATAAAGCAGAtctggaagcacagagagatgTTACGTATGAAGAAGCCAAAcaatttgctgaagaaaatg gttTATTGTTCCTTGAAGCAAGTGCAAAAAC TGGAGAGAATGTTGAAGATGCATTCCTGGAGGCTGCCAAGAAAATCTACCAGAATATCCAAGATGGAAGCCTGGATCTGAATGCTGCAGAATCGGGTGTACAGCACAAACCATCGGCTCCGCAGGGGGGGCGACTAACCAGTGAACCCCAGCCCCAGAGAGAAGGCTGTGGCTGCTAG